A genome region from Drosophila simulans strain w501 chromosome 2R, Prin_Dsim_3.1, whole genome shotgun sequence includes the following:
- the LOC27207209 gene encoding partner of Y14 and mago gives MAKLSISIAWRVGIVFYRSSKMSTYLQSSEGKFIPATKRPDGTWRKARRVKDGYVPQEEVPLYESKGKQFVAQRQAGVPPGMCPLVAAESKKEREKQERTRAKKQEKESGRQPKAPAPGVLVMPPSTCPPPKVSQQQQQQPSGSRDINSISKAMEDTLKLDAPQEVVDPAKQLKKLRKKIREIEQIESRIQAGEQKKLDKDQLDKVKKKSEILRQIKDLESTPRS, from the coding sequence ATGGCAAAACTATCGATTAGTATCGCCTGGCGAGTGGGCATTGTTTTTTATAGAAGCAGCAAGATGAGCACGTACCTACAGAGCAGCGAGGGCAAGTTCATCCCGGCCACAAAGCGGCCGGATGGCACCTGGCGCAAGGCGCGGCGCGTCAAGGACGGCTACGTGCCGCAGGAGGAGGTGCCGCTCTACGAGAGCAAGGGCAAGCAGTTCGTGGCGCAGCGCCAGGCCGGAGTGCCGCCTGGCATGTGTCCCCTGGTGGCCGCCGAGTCCAAGAAGGAGCGCGAGAAGCAGGAGCGCACCAGGGCCAAGAAGCAGGAGAAGGAATCCGGCAGGCAGCCAAAGGCGCCGGCGCCCGGCGTCCTGGTTATGCCGCCCAGCACGTGTCCGCCACCCAAAGTcagtcagcagcagcaacagcagccctCTGGCAGCCGGGACATCAACTCGATATCCAAGGCGATGGAGGACACCCTGAAACTGGACGCCCCCCAGGAGGTGGTGGACCCTGCCAAGCAGTTGAAGAAGCTGCGCAAGAAAATCCGGGAAATCGAACAGATCGAGAGCAGGATCCAGGCCGGCGAGCAGAAGAAGCTTGACAAGGACCAGCTGGACAAGGTGAAAAAGAAGTCGGAGATCCTGCGCCAGATAAAGGACTTGGAGAGCACGCCGCGCTCATAG
- the LOC6735951 gene encoding TAR DNA-binding protein 43: MDFVQVSEEEGDEPIELPAEEDGTLLLSTLQAQFPGSCGLKYRNLDTKAVRGVRSNEGRLFPPSVESGWGEYAYFCVFPKENKRKSDDNLENSTAKTKRIETRLRCTDLIVLGLPWKTTEESLREYFETYGEVLMAQIKKDTKSGQSKGFGFVRFGSYDAQMRVLTNRHLIDGRWCEVKVPNSKGMGHQVPCKVFVGRCTEDINSDDLREYFSKFGEVTDVFIPRPFRAFSFVTFLDPDVAQSLCGEDHIIKGVSVHVSNAAPKAEQNRNQQVQSYNYNSANSFGMHSYHPQGNHMNPGRNGHHRGNNQHNAHGGENAIVPNNHNIGTAGYGMGGNNYGGNSGGGYHNNGGNHSSGGNANRQDGGSQYNSRQSNFHGMNQPHNGNVGGSNGWMNRGHLDMPNLQALGINSQGSSSSNQGQNMSNQSMLNLNSLPINPALVAAALNQWSLVGNQLQNQNQDQQGGNFLSWMAQNGGHNNANNFGGRKGPNNPNNNPVANGIKTDNSESQNGNTGWSNQSSGSQNTAEKSNFL; the protein is encoded by the exons ATGGATTTCGTCCAAGTgtcggaggaggagggcgacGAGCCCATCGAGCTGCCGGCTGAGGAGGATGGCACTCTGCTGCTGTCCACACTGCAGGCGCAGTTCCCTGGATCCTGCGGCCTAAAGTACCGCAACCTGGACACGAAGGCTGTGCGCGGAGTTCGCTCCAACGAGGGCAGACTGTTTCCGCCCAGCGTGGAGTCCGGCTGGGGCGAGTACGCCTACTTTTGCGTCTTCCCCAAGG AGAACAAGCGCAAGAGCGACGATAACTTGGAGAACTCAACTGCCAAGACCAAGCGCATCGAGACCCGTCTGCGCTGCACTGATCTCATCGTGCTCGGCTTGCCGTGGAAGACCACCGAGGAGAGCTTGCGTGAGTACTTCGAGACCTACGGCGAGGTGCTGATGGCCCAGATCAAGAAGGACACCAAGTCGGGCCAGTCCAAGGGCTTCGGGTTCGTGCGCTTCGGCTCTTACGATGCCCAGATGCGCGTGCTCACCAATCGCCATCTGATCGACGGTCGCTGGTGCGAGGTTAAGGTGCCCAACTCGAAG GGCATGGGCCACCAGGTGCCTTGCAAGGTGTTCGTGGGCCGCTGCACCGAGGACATAAACTCGGACGACTTGCGCGAGTATTTCTCCAAGTTTGGCGAGGTCACTGATGTGTTCATTCCCCGGCCCTTCAGGGCCTTTAGCTTTGTAACCTTCCTCGACCCCGACGTGGCACAGTCCCTGTGCGGAGAGGATCACATTATCAAGG GCGTTTCGGTCCATGTGTCGAATGCTGCCCCAAAGGCCGAGCAGAACAGAAACCAGCAGGTCCAGAGCTACAACTACAACTCTGCCAACAGCTTTGGCATGCACTCATACCACCCACAGGGTAACCACATGAATCCGGGCCGCAACGGACACCACCGAGGTAATAACCAACACAATGCTCACGGCGGTGAGAACGCAATTGTGCCCAATAATCACAACATTGGCACCGCCGGCTACGGCATGGGTGGCAACAATTACGGCGGGAACTCGGGCGGGGGCTACCACAACAATGGCGGCAATCACTCCAGTGGCGGGAACGCGAACCGCCAGGACGGCGGCAGCCAGTACAACAGTCGCCAGTCGAATTTTCACGGGATGAACCAGCCGCATAACGGCAACGTGGGCGGCAGCAACGGCTGGATGAACCGTGGCCACCTGGACATGCCCAACCTGCAGGCGCTGGGCATCAACTCGCAGGGCTCGAGCTCCTCCAACCAGGGCCAGAACATGAGCAACCAGTCAATGCTCAATCTGAACTCATTGCCCATAAATCCCGCACTGGTCGCTGCCGCCTTGAACCAGTGGAGTCTGGTCGGCAACCAGCTGCAGAACCAAAACCAGGACCAGCAG GGCGGCAATTTTCTATCCTGGATGGCTCAGAACGGGGGCCACAACAACGCGAACAACTTTGGTGGACGGAAGGGGCCGAATAACCCGAACAACAATCCGGTCGCCAACGGAATAAAGACCGACAACTCGGAGTCACAG AATGGGAACACCGGTTGGTCGAACCAGAGCAGCGGATCTCAAAACACCGCGGAGAAGTCAAACTTTCTTTAA
- the LOC6735952 gene encoding ceramide phosphoethanolamine synthase: protein MIGPSSQISKILLTLLFLLIIFYVFMDVELYLRIHNYAIERNYHTNVSLPASVVGPSTSESGSGSIGGSSSSSISSSSTSTKLPTAVDRQPSYEDHTWISCDINPLCHVTVKAILLDHTNHYLFAPLATMFDNVIGFSRSTFITPNMISFFHVGVACLAGKLVASDSLGYRRLGVLLFQIRTFLDDLDGHVARVRKHIRGERSEIGTSGYYVDGLCDGLGCIALLLGIFFYLKNNPPRRGYSIIPMSDSKLPEPTMMIPKMKATTRKVAKNVISFTGQLLLSSTAWNRYIAVYQNMLEREDVSGSQSHCQDYVFKSTWFFCVAWMWRIVNVHALLHCVLLSIFCDKLWDFLRAIRYSGYIILLVAICLTEMHILEAQNYIFNSTACSNISL from the coding sequence ATGATCGGACCCAGTTCGCAGATCAGCAAGATCCTGCTCACCCTGCTGTTCCTGCTGATCATCTTCTACGTTTTCATGGACGTGGAGCTCTACCTGCGCATCCACAACTACGCCATCGAGCGCAACTACCACACGAATGTCTCGCTGCCCGCCTCCGTCGTGGGCCCGTCCACCTCGGAGTCCGGGTCCGGCAGCATCGGtggtagcagcagcagcagcatcagtagcagcagcaccagTACGAAACTCCCCACCGCCGTCGACCGGCAGCCGTCCTACGAGGACCACACCTGGATATCCTGTGATATAAACCCGCTTTGCCATGTGACCGTGAAGGCCATTCTGCTGGACCACACCAACCACTACCTGTTCGCCCCGCTGGCCACCATGTTCGACAACGTGATCGGCTTCTCGCGCTCCACGTTCATCACGCCCAACATGATATCGTTTTTCCACGTGGGCGTGGCCTGTCTGGCGGGCAAACTGGTGGCCTCGGACAGCCTGGGCTATCGGCGGCTGGGCGTGCTGCTCTTCCAGATCCGCACCTTCCTGGACGACCTGGACGGGCATGTGGCGCGCGTGCGCAAGCACATACGCGGCGAGCGCTCGGAGATCGGCACCTCCGGCTACTATGTGGACGGCCTGTGCGACGGACTCGGCTGCAttgcgctgctgctgggcatATTCTTTTACCTGAAGAACAATCCACCGCGGAGGGGCTACTCGATCATACCCATGAGCGACTCCAAGCTGCCGGAGCCCACCATGATGATACCGAAGATGAAGGCCACCACGCGCAAGGTGGCTAAGAACGTGATCAGCTTCACgggccagctgctgctgagcTCGACGGCGTGGAATCGCTACATTGCCGTCTACCAGAACATGCTGGAGCGCGAGGACGTGAGCGGCAGCCAGTCGCATTGCCAGGACTACGTGTTCAAGTCGACCTGGTTCTTCTGCGTCGCCTGGATGTGGCGCATCGTCAACGTGCACGCCCTGCTGCACTGCGTCCTGCTGAGCATCTTCTGCGACAAGCTGTGGGACTTCCTGCGCGCGATCCGGTACAGCGGTTACATTATCCTGTTAGTTGCTATATGTTTAACTGAAATGCACATTCTGGAGGCCCAGAACTACATTTTCAACTCTACGGCGTGCAGTAATATTTCACTGTGA